The following coding sequences are from one Nodosilinea sp. FACHB-141 window:
- a CDS encoding S1C family serine protease, with protein MTTDANSTALSALSTGLADAVAAIAPTLVAVKGHRRFAYSGIHWQPGVIVTADYGLGRSSRLTLTLPDGNVVEAEVSGRDRALDLAIVQLDRTDLPVPAISDGADLKVGHVVLAVGQSWDYGVSASLGVVGNLGGPWQTSQGRAIDRLIRPDVNLYPNLLGGALVNTAGEVLGINLNGPRNRVVTLPAANLTRIVKTLLERGSLSRGYLGVGLQPVALPETLRQTHQISGDVGLLVVSVDAPGPAAQAGLLIGDILLAVNGQPVSNLQAVYGHLDASAIGQAVSLHLLRGGQPTELTVTVGEQPQGGAR; from the coding sequence ATGACTACTGATGCAAATTCAACAGCGCTTAGCGCCCTATCCACTGGGCTAGCGGATGCGGTGGCGGCGATCGCACCTACCCTCGTCGCCGTCAAAGGTCACCGCCGCTTTGCCTACAGCGGCATTCACTGGCAGCCGGGGGTGATTGTCACCGCCGATTATGGCCTTGGTCGCTCTAGCCGCCTCACCCTCACCCTGCCCGACGGCAATGTGGTTGAGGCTGAGGTGTCAGGCCGCGATCGCGCCCTCGACCTGGCCATTGTGCAACTCGATCGCACCGACCTGCCCGTGCCTGCCATTAGCGACGGGGCCGACCTAAAAGTGGGCCATGTGGTGCTCGCCGTCGGCCAGTCGTGGGACTACGGTGTTAGCGCCAGTTTGGGGGTAGTGGGCAACTTGGGTGGTCCGTGGCAAACGTCCCAGGGGCGGGCGATCGATCGCCTGATTCGCCCCGATGTCAACCTCTATCCCAACCTGCTCGGCGGTGCCCTGGTGAATACGGCGGGGGAAGTCCTAGGTATTAACCTCAACGGCCCACGCAACCGAGTGGTGACGCTGCCCGCCGCCAATCTGACCCGCATCGTCAAAACCTTGCTAGAGCGCGGTAGTCTCAGCCGAGGCTATCTGGGGGTGGGGCTTCAACCCGTGGCTCTGCCCGAAACCCTGCGGCAAACCCACCAGATATCTGGGGATGTCGGCCTGCTGGTAGTCAGCGTCGATGCCCCAGGGCCAGCAGCCCAAGCGGGTCTACTAATTGGCGACATTCTGCTGGCGGTGAATGGTCAACCCGTCAGCAACTTACAGGCAGTCTATGGCCACTTAGACGCCAGCGCCATTGGTCAAGCGGTCTCACTGCACCTGCTGCGCGGAGGCCAGCCAACAGAACTCACCGTGACCGTAGGGGAACAGCCCCAGGGCGGTGCGCGATGA
- a CDS encoding response regulator transcription factor, whose product MKRVLIISPSAITQAGLSAIIAEESAADTDGSANRWQVVGAAAQPLSREWAADCALVSWPMVGDGLSDLDPFNNLAMPVVALIDAWSDVALLELLQGRVGLLPGQASGAEIVAALDAAVAGLVAVHPSFLDSLLASTESLQTTAPPHQTEALTPREVEVLTMLAEGLSNKAIARRLHLSEHTIKYHTSAIFAKLNVSSRTEAAIAGARAGFILL is encoded by the coding sequence ATGAAGCGGGTGCTGATTATCAGCCCATCGGCCATTACCCAGGCGGGGTTGAGCGCCATTATTGCTGAAGAGAGCGCCGCCGACACCGATGGCTCTGCCAATCGCTGGCAGGTTGTAGGGGCCGCTGCTCAGCCTCTTTCTAGGGAATGGGCCGCCGACTGTGCCCTGGTGAGCTGGCCTATGGTCGGAGACGGACTAAGCGATCTAGACCCGTTCAACAACCTGGCGATGCCGGTAGTCGCCCTGATCGATGCCTGGAGCGACGTGGCGCTACTCGAACTTTTGCAGGGGCGGGTAGGGCTATTGCCGGGGCAGGCCAGCGGTGCCGAAATCGTGGCGGCCTTGGATGCGGCGGTAGCCGGTCTAGTTGCCGTTCACCCCAGCTTTCTAGACAGTTTGCTGGCGTCAACTGAGTCGCTCCAGACCACTGCACCCCCGCACCAAACTGAGGCCCTCACCCCACGGGAGGTTGAAGTGCTGACGATGCTGGCAGAGGGGCTGAGCAATAAGGCGATCGCCCGCCGTCTGCACCTGTCAGAGCACACGATCAAATATCACACCAGCGCTATCTTTGCGAAGCTCAACGTGTCGAGTAGGACGGAAGCGGCGATCGCCGGAGCGCGGGCGGGGTTCATTCTTTTGTAG
- a CDS encoding amidoligase family protein produces MQIISRLSDANLPLAEVLQPVAKTLGLEVQQGPKGMVKLADDLGPPIAIATSLPGERERPCELITPPLTYAQLPQLETYLQIARQLNFYAPAEGATHLHLDAAPLCSAPAIRNLVNLLWAHSPTLKWLVTSNPRCQRLGLWPSELLTLVQAPDWSNLPWDQARERLKTLPLTKYCDFNLKNIVYAPRHKHTFEVRILPVYLTLPPLLEAIDLMADLINRAIDPTPVLPNEPWPVGTDGVNALRRALPSSQFLRQL; encoded by the coding sequence ATGCAGATCATTAGTCGCTTGAGCGATGCCAACCTGCCCCTCGCCGAGGTGTTGCAACCGGTCGCCAAGACCCTGGGCCTAGAGGTGCAGCAGGGGCCAAAGGGCATGGTCAAACTAGCTGACGACTTAGGGCCACCCATTGCCATTGCCACATCGCTACCCGGTGAGCGAGAACGGCCCTGTGAATTAATTACCCCACCCCTAACCTACGCTCAGCTCCCCCAGTTGGAGACCTACCTTCAAATTGCTCGTCAGCTCAATTTCTATGCTCCAGCGGAAGGGGCAACCCACCTGCATCTTGACGCCGCTCCTCTCTGTTCTGCCCCGGCAATTCGCAACCTAGTCAACTTGCTATGGGCCCATAGCCCCACCTTAAAGTGGCTTGTGACCAGCAACCCCCGGTGTCAACGGTTGGGGCTTTGGCCCTCCGAGCTGCTGACCTTAGTGCAAGCACCAGACTGGAGCAACTTGCCCTGGGACCAGGCTAGAGAACGGCTAAAAACCCTGCCCCTCACTAAATACTGTGACTTTAACCTCAAAAATATTGTCTACGCCCCCCGCCACAAACACACCTTTGAAGTGCGCATTTTGCCGGTCTATCTAACTCTGCCGCCGCTTCTAGAAGCGATTGATCTCATGGCTGATTTAATAAACCGAGCCATCGACCCAACCCCCGTGCTACCTAACGAGCCTTGGCCAGTAGGGACAGACGGCGTCAACGCGCTACGTCGAGCCCTGCCATCATCACAATTCTTACGCCAGCTATAG
- a CDS encoding WGxxGxxG family protein, producing MKNNVVSRWVGGSALALGLALSSSMMPASAQTTTEPVTPTTPGAVDSTVDSADSEGTTPGSTVPGETSPDPVTPAAPSNFDQTAPGTVSPDATAPSETYADPAASDTTATAGEDDDSSWGWLGLLGLLGLSGLAKRKRSTPVYTTEDRVVDHPSAGPRI from the coding sequence ATGAAAAATAACGTTGTGTCGAGATGGGTTGGTGGTAGTGCGCTGGCACTCGGACTAGCGCTTTCATCGTCTATGATGCCTGCTTCTGCTCAGACCACGACTGAGCCCGTGACGCCAACGACTCCTGGTGCAGTTGACTCGACAGTTGATTCGGCAGACTCTGAAGGCACAACTCCTGGGTCAACCGTGCCTGGTGAAACATCCCCTGACCCTGTGACCCCAGCCGCCCCAAGCAACTTTGACCAAACAGCTCCTGGCACGGTTTCTCCTGACGCAACAGCACCCAGTGAAACCTATGCTGATCCAGCGGCTTCTGACACGACAGCGACAGCTGGTGAGGATGATGACTCAAGCTGGGGCTGGCTGGGCCTTTTAGGACTGCTTGGTTTGAGTGGTTTGGCAAAGCGCAAGCGCTCAACGCCTGTCTACACCACTGAAGATCGCGTGGTTGACCATCCTTCTGCTGGTCCTCGTATTTAA
- a CDS encoding GNAT family N-acetyltransferase, with protein sequence MPNRSLDDGSLHGFKIRFADMEIVTKRFLLRDFVELDRPSFLNYQADPRSQAFYEPSDATAEQATRLFDTFLSWAADRPRTNYQLAIVQQQEPKALVGCCGLRGAQYPAGEMELGIELVPNYWGRYAYAIEVGRALLNFGFQELKLDVISGSTISANKRIARLAEWMGAEVVAVRSGSPWMSERGWNEVDWRITKKQWNYRIAQLYKKRSAAGS encoded by the coding sequence GTGCCCAATCGATCGCTGGACGATGGTTCGTTACACGGCTTCAAAATTAGGTTTGCTGATATGGAAATCGTGACTAAAAGATTTCTATTGCGTGATTTTGTTGAGCTGGATCGACCTTCATTTCTAAACTATCAAGCCGATCCACGCAGCCAAGCTTTTTACGAACCAAGTGACGCCACTGCTGAACAGGCAACACGTTTATTTGACACATTCCTGAGCTGGGCTGCCGATCGCCCTCGCACCAACTACCAACTCGCGATCGTGCAACAGCAAGAACCTAAAGCGCTCGTCGGCTGCTGCGGACTGCGGGGAGCACAGTACCCCGCTGGTGAGATGGAACTGGGAATCGAACTTGTACCCAACTATTGGGGCCGCTATGCCTATGCAATTGAAGTGGGGCGTGCCCTGCTCAACTTTGGGTTTCAAGAATTGAAGCTGGATGTAATTTCTGGTTCTACCATAAGCGCGAACAAGCGAATTGCTCGATTGGCAGAGTGGATGGGCGCAGAAGTCGTTGCTGTTCGTTCAGGTTCCCCATGGATGTCTGAGCGAGGTTGGAACGAGGTAGATTGGCGCATTACGAAGAAGCAGTGGAATTATCGCATCGCGCAGCTATATAAAAAACGTAGTGCAGCAGGCAGTTGA
- a CDS encoding amidoligase family protein — protein MTLVGRVGLEIELMAPRGSSRQALAEAIAAAYGGSVSRIFYPQSEHSQIVGTPVLENLTLGFEVRDAQHQAIAWCVDDLTLQADCDRT, from the coding sequence ATGACCCTGGTGGGCAGAGTTGGCTTAGAAATTGAGCTGATGGCTCCGCGCGGGTCTAGCCGCCAAGCCCTTGCCGAAGCGATCGCCGCCGCTTACGGGGGCAGCGTTAGCCGCATATTTTATCCCCAGTCGGAGCATAGCCAGATCGTCGGCACCCCGGTGCTAGAGAATCTCACCCTAGGGTTTGAGGTGCGCGATGCCCAGCATCAGGCGATCGCCTGGTGCGTTGATGATCTGACTCTGCAAGCCGACTGCGATCGCACCTAA
- a CDS encoding S1C family serine protease produces MIANLLNHDLAAISHRVRQSTVLIQGPAGELGSGVIWDASGLIITNAHVATQRRAWVTTAEGHRLTAHRVGHSKQLDLAALKIESAGLQAADLGNASKLRMGQMVMAVGNPEGHVGATSLGIVAAKPLIPRWVQADIALAPGYSGGPLATLAGEVVGINTLIAAGRGYAIPTALVQRFLSSQQEQPYLGITAQPNSESADWTVTQVEGGSPAARAGLVVGDSILGINGRLFRQLSDLRDWLDCLVPDQTLALQVSQGGQSIVCTLTVGRPPVQEQAA; encoded by the coding sequence ATGATCGCCAACCTGCTAAATCACGATTTGGCCGCCATTTCTCACCGCGTTAGACAGTCTACCGTGCTCATTCAAGGCCCCGCTGGCGAGCTGGGCTCTGGGGTGATTTGGGATGCGTCGGGCCTGATCATCACCAATGCCCACGTGGCGACTCAGCGCCGAGCCTGGGTTACCACGGCCGAGGGTCATCGGCTCACGGCCCATCGAGTCGGCCACAGCAAACAGCTAGATTTGGCCGCCCTCAAGATTGAATCAGCGGGCCTGCAAGCCGCCGACCTAGGGAATGCCAGCAAACTGCGGATGGGGCAAATGGTCATGGCGGTGGGCAATCCAGAGGGTCATGTAGGAGCGACATCTCTGGGCATTGTGGCAGCCAAACCGCTCATACCACGCTGGGTGCAGGCCGATATTGCCCTGGCACCAGGCTACTCGGGTGGCCCCCTGGCAACCCTGGCGGGGGAGGTCGTTGGCATCAATACGCTAATTGCCGCAGGCCGAGGCTACGCCATCCCCACTGCTTTAGTGCAGCGATTTTTGAGCAGTCAGCAGGAGCAGCCCTACCTGGGCATCACCGCCCAACCTAATTCAGAATCAGCGGACTGGACAGTCACCCAAGTGGAAGGAGGCAGCCCAGCAGCACGGGCGGGGTTAGTGGTGGGTGATTCCATCCTCGGCATCAATGGGCGGCTATTTCGCCAACTCAGCGACCTGCGCGATTGGCTAGATTGTTTGGTACCCGACCAAACCCTGGCCCTCCAGGTCAGTCAGGGCGGGCAGTCGATTGTGTGTACCCTCACGGTGGGTCGTCCACCCGTTCAGGAGCAGGCGGCATGA
- a CDS encoding nucleoside deaminase has protein sequence MEEPTSTQVVQHLQRANQVAQTAVAQGHHPFGAILVAPDHATVLLEQGNIDTVNHAELALMRRAYAEFEPGFLWGCTLYTTVEPCVMCAGAQYWANVGRLVYGIAEKQLLALTGNHAENPTLDMPCRYVFERGQKAIAVWGPIAEVEAEIVALHRGFWNEWPDSFGRIFD, from the coding sequence ATGGAGGAGCCCACGTCCACACAGGTCGTTCAGCACTTACAGCGGGCCAACCAGGTAGCTCAAACGGCTGTGGCCCAAGGGCACCATCCCTTTGGAGCCATCTTGGTGGCTCCAGACCATGCCACTGTGCTGCTTGAGCAAGGCAACATAGACACAGTCAACCACGCCGAATTAGCCTTGATGCGGCGGGCCTACGCTGAGTTTGAACCTGGTTTCCTGTGGGGTTGCACGCTTTACACGACCGTCGAGCCCTGTGTGATGTGTGCTGGGGCACAGTATTGGGCCAATGTGGGGCGGTTAGTCTATGGCATTGCAGAAAAGCAACTGCTGGCACTCACGGGCAACCATGCCGAAAACCCCACACTGGACATGCCCTGTCGGTATGTATTTGAGCGGGGGCAAAAGGCGATCGCTGTTTGGGGGCCAATCGCTGAAGTAGAAGCAGAAATCGTCGCCCTCCATCGTGGCTTTTGGAATGAGTGGCCCGATAGCTTTGGCAGAATTTTTGACTGA
- a CDS encoding WGxxGxxG family protein — translation MKNKSLAAWLGTGALAVSLAVLPSTLPASAQTGQTGTATGTDGVGTTTTTTEDYGDDGFDWGWLGLLGLAGLAGLKGKDRDHDTRTAYATDRTTTSSTNNPRY, via the coding sequence ATGAAAAATAAATCCTTGGCTGCTTGGCTAGGTACTGGCGCTCTCGCCGTGAGCCTGGCCGTTTTGCCTTCTACCCTGCCCGCCTCTGCTCAAACTGGTCAAACTGGTACCGCAACCGGGACTGATGGAGTTGGTACCACAACCACAACCACTGAAGACTATGGCGACGACGGCTTTGATTGGGGCTGGTTGGGTCTTCTTGGTCTAGCAGGTCTAGCCGGTCTGAAAGGGAAAGATCGCGATCATGACACCCGGACCGCCTACGCTACCGATCGCACAACCACAAGTTCCACTAACAATCCTCGCTACTAA
- a CDS encoding VOC family protein yields the protein MVKPAKNTICLWYDGDAEDAARFYAKTFPDSSVDAVHLAPGDFPSGKKGDVLTVEFTVMGIPCLGLNGGPVFKHNEAFSFQVATADQDETDRYWNAIVGNGGEESACGWCRDKWGLSWQITPIALTKAVTDADTDAAQRAFAAMMEMKKIDIAAIEAAHRG from the coding sequence ATGGTTAAACCAGCAAAGAACACGATTTGCCTCTGGTACGATGGCGACGCCGAGGACGCGGCGAGGTTTTATGCCAAGACCTTTCCCGATTCATCCGTTGACGCGGTGCACCTTGCTCCGGGAGACTTTCCGTCCGGGAAAAAAGGGGACGTGTTAACGGTCGAGTTTACAGTGATGGGAATTCCCTGCCTCGGGCTTAATGGCGGACCCGTGTTTAAGCACAACGAAGCATTTTCGTTTCAAGTCGCAACTGCTGATCAAGACGAAACCGATCGCTATTGGAACGCGATCGTCGGCAACGGCGGCGAAGAGAGTGCATGCGGCTGGTGCAGGGACAAATGGGGATTGTCCTGGCAGATTACGCCGATCGCCCTAACTAAAGCTGTTACCGATGCCGATACCGACGCTGCCCAGCGCGCGTTCGCTGCAATGATGGAGATGAAAAAAATTGACATCGCTGCGATCGAGGCGGCGCACCGCGGTTGA
- a CDS encoding manganese catalase family protein gives MFFHKKDPVHTVQVNEADPVFAQLLLEQFGGATGELTAALQYWVQSFHVEDPSIKDMLQDIAIEEFGHLEMVGKLIEIHTKDSDQTPAYNSTLFAVRGIGPHFLDSQGSSWTASYINEGGDVVRDLRANIAAEAGARQTYESLIKLATDEGTKKTLTHLLTREISHTKMFMNALDAMGKLTDPMFGNIQPDDTVELYYNLSTDDSGKDERGPWNSEPDFKYIADPVASRN, from the coding sequence ATGTTTTTTCACAAAAAAGATCCTGTTCATACCGTTCAGGTCAATGAGGCTGATCCTGTATTTGCCCAACTGCTGCTAGAGCAGTTTGGCGGGGCTACCGGCGAACTCACGGCTGCTCTTCAATACTGGGTACAATCTTTCCATGTCGAAGATCCCAGCATTAAAGACATGCTTCAGGACATCGCCATTGAAGAGTTTGGTCACCTAGAAATGGTGGGCAAGCTCATCGAGATTCATACCAAAGATTCTGATCAAACCCCGGCCTACAACAGCACGCTCTTTGCTGTACGCGGCATTGGGCCTCACTTTCTCGACAGCCAGGGCAGTAGCTGGACAGCCAGCTACATCAATGAAGGTGGGGATGTCGTCAGAGACCTACGCGCTAACATTGCGGCTGAAGCTGGCGCTCGCCAGACCTACGAATCCTTGATCAAACTAGCTACCGATGAGGGCACCAAAAAAACGCTCACCCATCTGCTAACTCGGGAAATTTCTCACACCAAAATGTTCATGAACGCTCTAGACGCCATGGGCAAATTGACTGACCCGATGTTTGGCAACATTCAGCCCGATGACACAGTAGAACTTTACTATAATCTCTCTACCGATGACAGCGGTAAAGATGAGCGTGGTCCTTGGAACTCTGAGCCTGACTTTAAGTACATTGCTGACCCAGTTGCGTCTCGGAACTAA
- a CDS encoding polysaccharide deacetylase family protein: MPLTHHERYSYSAITQRADYRWPGGRRLAVYIALNLEHFAFGEGLGAELAPGGPQPDVLNYAWRDYGNRVGVWRLLELFEQLELPVALLVNSAIYDYCPEVVAAFRDRNDEIVAHGRTNSERQSILSEANEAALIAETTHILANHEGQPPQGWLGPWIAQSIVTPDLLQEAGYTYMLDWCQDDQPIWFKTRHGRILSVPYPQEVNDIPAIAVRRVSAKDFAEMVIDNFDEMLEQSHQQPLVYGIALHPYLVGQPFRLRHLRRALQHIATVAHNQPNRVWLTHPGAIAAHILNELADTIP, translated from the coding sequence TTGCCGCTGACTCACCACGAACGCTACAGCTATTCGGCTATCACGCAGCGGGCCGACTATCGTTGGCCGGGCGGACGACGGCTGGCTGTTTACATCGCGCTCAACCTGGAGCATTTTGCCTTTGGTGAAGGATTAGGAGCCGAACTGGCCCCTGGTGGCCCTCAGCCTGATGTCTTGAACTACGCCTGGCGTGACTATGGCAACCGGGTGGGAGTCTGGCGACTGCTGGAGCTATTTGAGCAGCTAGAGTTGCCGGTAGCGCTGCTAGTTAACTCGGCAATTTACGACTACTGCCCAGAGGTGGTGGCGGCCTTTCGCGATCGCAACGATGAAATTGTCGCCCATGGTCGCACCAACTCCGAACGCCAGAGCATTTTGAGCGAAGCGAATGAAGCTGCTCTGATTGCTGAAACAACGCACATTTTGGCCAACCATGAAGGGCAGCCGCCCCAGGGCTGGCTTGGCCCCTGGATTGCTCAAAGTATCGTTACCCCCGACTTGCTCCAAGAGGCGGGCTACACATACATGCTTGATTGGTGTCAGGACGATCAGCCCATCTGGTTTAAGACCCGGCACGGCCGCATTCTCTCAGTGCCCTATCCCCAAGAAGTTAATGACATACCGGCGATCGCTGTGCGCCGGGTCAGCGCCAAAGACTTCGCCGAGATGGTCATCGACAATTTTGACGAGATGCTAGAGCAGTCTCACCAGCAGCCGCTGGTGTACGGCATTGCCCTGCACCCTTACTTAGTTGGGCAGCCGTTTCGGCTGCGGCACCTGCGCCGCGCCCTGCAACACATTGCCACTGTGGCGCACAACCAACCCAATCGGGTGTGGCTCACCCATCCCGGTGCGATCGCAGCCCACATTCTCAACGAGTTGGCCGACACCATCCCCTAG